A window of Perognathus longimembris pacificus isolate PPM17 chromosome 6, ASM2315922v1, whole genome shotgun sequence contains these coding sequences:
- the LOC125353644 gene encoding putative vomeronasal receptor-like protein 4, translated as MIWSKVIKEIIFFSLTGPGIVGNIFIFVLHVCTFVLGPDKKLVNLILIHLAFSNIIIICSIGIREIAIIAYFRNFLDDYSCKTVIYLGRVARGLSICTTCLLSMIQAIIISPRSNLWRKLKPQTAWQILPYLLLFWIFNSLISSNLLHYITAVSSMNGSGSEIYMGNCYMLPSRQGVRWLFLSLMTLRDVIFQSLMGWSSGYMAFHLYKHHKRVLYLHCSRFANNSSPEIRATLSTLNLMICFLVFYWADFMFSVYIGSTLRHDFMKLNIKTFLELGYAVFSPLILINRDVNIAKSGRAH; from the coding sequence ATGATTTGGAGTAAAGTCATCAAGGAAATAATCTTCTTTTCTCTTACCGGACCTGGAATTGTGGGGAACATCTTTATCTTTGTGTTACATGTATGTACTTTTGTCCTGGGTCCTGacaaaaaacttgtaaatctTATCCTcatccacttggctttttcaaatATAATCATTATTTGTAGCATAGGCATAAGAGAAATAGCAATCATTGCTTATTTCAGAAATTTCCTAGATGACTATAGTTGTAAAACTGTGATTTACCTGGGCAGAGTGGCCCGAGGCCTTTCCATCTGCACCACCTGTCTCCTCAGCATGATCCAGGCCATCATCATCAGTCCCAGAAGCAACCTGTGGAGAAAGCTCAAACCACAGACTGCATGGCAAATTCTTCCCTATCTCCTCCTCTTTTGGATCTTCAATTCTCTGATCAGCTCAAACCTGCTACACTACATCACAGCAGTCAGTAGCATGAATGGATCTGGATCTGAAATATATATGGGCAATTGTTATATGCTACCATCTAGACAAGGGGTTAGATGGCTTTTCCTCTCCCTCATGACTCTTCGGGATGTGATctttcagagtctcatgggctggagCAGTGGTTACATGGCTTTCCATCTGTATAAACATCACAAGCGAGTCCTCTATCTTCATTGCTCCAGGTTTGCAAACAATTCCAGCCCAGAAATCAGAGCTACTCTAAGTACTCTCAATCTCATGATCTGTTTCCTTGTCTTTTACTGGGCAGATTTCATGTTCTCTGTCTACATAGGTTCTACCTTGAGACATGATTTCATGAAACTAAACATTAAAACATTTCTAGAACTTGGATATGCTGTTTTCAGCCCCTTGATCCTGATCAACCGGGATGTCAATATTGCTAAATCCGGGAGGGCTCACTGA